A region of the Deltaproteobacteria bacterium genome:
GCACACGATTGAAGAGAAAGAGCGTGGCTGGAAAGACATGTGGAGCTGCCCCGGGGGCGAGCCGCAGATCCAAGATTATCTGCGCTTGTTCCTAGACGCCGTGAACCAGGGCAAATTGACGCTCGATCGGTTGGTTAGAATTTCCTCTTATAACCCAGCGAAGCTCTTCAACGTCTACCCTAAGAAAGGCGTGATCCAACCGGGCTCCGACGCCGACATGGTGATTGTCGATATGAATAAAGAAGAGGTGATCAAGAACGAGACGACCTACACGAAGGTCGGCTGGACGCCTTACAACAATCGCAAAGTGAAGGGCGTGCCGATCCGCACCATCCTGCGCGGCAAGACCGTGATGGACGACGGCAAGATCGTCGGTAAACCGGGTGACGGGCAGTTGTGCAAGCCGATGGCGAAGTAAAAGAATCCCAAGAAAACCGGCTGTTCAAAAAGGCGGAGAGTTCGAAAGAACCTCCGCCTTTTTTTGCTCGTCGCGGCTACGCAGAAATCTGCTCGTCCAATTCGATCTTGTTGACGATCAGTCCCGACAACAGCTTAGGATAAAAATAGGTCGACTTCTGCGGCATGGTTGCGCCGGCGTTGGCGATGCTTTGGATCTCTTCCGCCTTGGTCGCGTTTAGAATAAACGCGGCTTGAAAGTCTTCTTTCTCCAGGGTTTGCAGCGCGAGCTCTTCGTCCTGAGTGTACTTGATGGTGTCGCCGCTCTCTTGTTGCTGGCGCTTCATGCCGAGAATTGTTTCTAGCACCAACAAGTGCAGGATGCTGACATCGAGCTCCTGCAGTGCCGGACACAAATCCTTTGCTAATTTTTGCATGACCCGCTTGTTTTTCAGCCGCAGTATCACGTAGCGCGGATCGCGCTTGAAGCTGACGCCGATGACCTTGTGTTTTTTTGCGGCCGTCTTAAGCGCCTTGAGAAACGAGCTTTTGCCATCCGGAGTTTTCGGGTGCTGTTCGACGTAAAAATGGCTCTGCAGCTTTTCTTCGAGCTGCAAAAACGGCTGCGGCGCGTAGCCGCGCACAAGCCGGTGGGTCGGCAGGATCACCACGTTGTCATCGTTCATGTTGGCGAAGTAGGCCATGATGTAGTTGTAGGCCTCATGGCCCGTGCCGTCGCCGCGCTCGCCGCGTAGCTGTTTGCGATAGTTCATCGTCGCATCATAGCGGTGATGGCCGTCGGCGATGAGCAAGGTCTGCTCTTCCATAGCTTTCTGAACTTTTTGAATCACATTGGCATCGGTGATGCGCCAGAGCTTGCACTCGTCGCCGTTGTCCACTTCCACTTCGGCGAACGGCGTGGTGCCTTCGACGACGACGCTGAGCATTCGGTTGATGATCTGCTTGGGCTCGGCGTAGAGCGCGAAGATCGGGCTGAGCTGCGCGTTGCAGGCGAGCATGAGCTTCAGTCGATCTTCTTTAGGCGCGTCATGGGTTTTTTCATGGGGCCGAATATTGCCGGTGGGAAAGTCTTGTAGCTCGGTGAGCGCGAAAAAGCCCTGGCGCAGTTTTTTAGCGCCATCTTTTAGAGTGAAGCGATGGCTTAGAAAGTAAATCGCCGGCTCGGCGTCACGTTCGAGCACTCCGGTGGTCAGCCATTCGTTGAGCAGTCGAGCGACGCTGGTGTAGGAATCGGGCTCGGAACTCAAGTCGAGCCTGACAAAGTTGTGCGGCGATTTCT
Encoded here:
- a CDS encoding DUF1015 domain-containing protein encodes the protein MVRIAPFRGVFYNQKKFKDLAKVIAPPYDVISKEEQEKLYKKSPHNFVRLDLSSEPDSYTSVARLLNEWLTTGVLERDAEPAIYFLSHRFTLKDGAKKLRQGFFALTELQDFPTGNIRPHEKTHDAPKEDRLKLMLACNAQLSPIFALYAEPKQIINRMLSVVVEGTTPFAEVEVDNGDECKLWRITDANVIQKVQKAMEEQTLLIADGHHRYDATMNYRKQLRGERGDGTGHEAYNYIMAYFANMNDDNVVILPTHRLVRGYAPQPFLQLEEKLQSHFYVEQHPKTPDGKSSFLKALKTAAKKHKVIGVSFKRDPRYVILRLKNKRVMQKLAKDLCPALQELDVSILHLLVLETILGMKRQQQESGDTIKYTQDEELALQTLEKEDFQAAFILNATKAEEIQSIANAGATMPQKSTYFYPKLLSGLIVNKIELDEQISA